A window of the Rhodoferax sp. GW822-FHT02A01 genome harbors these coding sequences:
- a CDS encoding RidA family protein — protein sequence MIKRLDVGARMSEVAVHNGVAYLAGQVAEDGSQDIGGQTRQVLAAIDALLARVGSDKSKILMTQIFLADLADFPGQTPPRATVQAALAKPDWKIEVVISAAV from the coding sequence ATGATCAAACGCCTGGATGTCGGAGCCCGCATGTCCGAAGTCGCGGTTCACAACGGAGTGGCCTATCTGGCCGGACAGGTTGCCGAAGATGGCAGCCAGGACATCGGCGGCCAGACCCGGCAGGTTCTCGCTGCAATTGATGCCTTGCTGGCGCGCGTGGGCAGCGACAAGAGCAAGATCCTGATGACGCAGATCTTTCTGGCCGATCTGGCCGACTTCCCCGGCCAGACACCGCCGCGCGCCACCGTGCAGGCGGCATTGGCCAAGCCGGATTGGAAAATTGAAGTGGTGATCAGCGCCGCTGTTTGA
- a CDS encoding SDR family oxidoreductase — MDLQLKGKLALVSGSTAGIGYAIAAALAAEGARVIVNGRSQASVDAAVATISAGPGGQVLGFAGDLSKAAVAESLVRQYPDIEILVNNLGIFEPKPFEDIDDADWLRFFDVNVLSGVRLARLCLPAMKAANWGRIIFISSESAVQIPAEMIHYGMTKTAQLAVSRGLAESVAGTGITVNSVLPGPTRSRGVGDFVEALAKADGTTVEAFEKQFFETPQEIANMVAYIASPLSSGTTGAALRVDGGCLKSAF, encoded by the coding sequence ATGGATCTCCAACTCAAAGGCAAACTGGCCCTGGTTTCAGGAAGCACGGCCGGAATTGGCTATGCCATTGCTGCGGCACTGGCCGCAGAAGGCGCACGCGTCATCGTCAATGGCAGGTCGCAAGCATCTGTTGACGCGGCTGTGGCGACCATCAGCGCTGGCCCCGGCGGGCAGGTGCTGGGGTTTGCCGGTGACCTCAGCAAGGCTGCCGTGGCCGAGTCGCTTGTCCGCCAATATCCTGACATTGAAATACTGGTCAACAACCTGGGCATCTTTGAGCCCAAGCCCTTCGAGGACATTGACGACGCGGACTGGCTGCGGTTCTTCGATGTCAATGTGCTCAGTGGTGTGCGGTTGGCGCGCCTGTGCCTGCCTGCCATGAAGGCGGCTAACTGGGGCCGCATCATCTTCATCTCCAGCGAGAGCGCGGTGCAGATTCCCGCAGAGATGATTCACTACGGCATGACCAAGACGGCACAGCTTGCCGTATCGAGGGGGCTCGCCGAGTCCGTAGCCGGAACCGGCATCACCGTGAACAGCGTTCTGCCGGGGCCCACGCGATCACGCGGCGTAGGCGACTTCGTCGAGGCCCTGGCCAAGGCCGACGGCACAACCGTGGAGGCATTTGAAAAGCAGTTCTTCGAGACGCCGCAGGAAATTGCCAACATGGTTGCCTACATCGCCAGCCCGCTTTCGTCCGGAACGACGGGCGCCGCACTCCGGGTGGACGGCGGCTGTCTGAAGAGCGCCTTTTAG
- the fusA gene encoding elongation factor G produces MARKTPIQRYRNIGISAHIDAGKTTTTERILFYTGVNHKIGEVHDGAATMDWMEQEQERGITITSAATTCFWKGMAGNLEEHRINIIDTPGHVDFTIEVERSMRVLDGAVMVYDAVGGVQPQSETVWRQANKYKVPRLAFVNKMDRVGADFLRVRQMMVDRLKANPIVLQIPIGAEEHFQGVVDLVKMKAIIWDADKGVTFKYEEIPANLAEVCEQYHGILLEAAAESSEELMNKYLETGTLSEAEIKAAIRQRTLAGELQPMLCGSAFKNKGVQAMLDAVVEYLPSPVDIPPVPGTDADDQPTVRRAADDEKFSALAFKLMTDPYVGQLTFVRVYSGVLKSGDSVYNPIRGKKERIGRILQMHANQREEIKEILAGDIAACVGLKEVTTGETLCDPESVITLEKMVFPEPVISQAVEPKTKADQEKMGIALGRLAQEDPSFRVRTDEESGQTIISGMGELHLEIIVDRMKREFGVEASVGKPQVAYRETIRKSVSDVEGKFVRQSGGKGQYGHVVLTVEPQAPGKGFEFVDAIKGGVVPREFIPAVKKGIEDSLPNGVLAGYPVVDVKVTLTFGSYHEVDSNENAFKMAASLGFKDGCRKATPVILEPMMAVEVETPEDYAGNVMGDLSSRRGMVQGMDDVPGGGKVIKAEVPLSEMFGYSTTLRSMSQGRATYTMEFKHYSDAPKNVADAIISSRQK; encoded by the coding sequence ATGGCTCGCAAGACTCCCATCCAGCGCTACCGCAACATCGGCATCTCTGCCCACATTGATGCCGGCAAGACCACAACCACGGAGCGCATCCTGTTTTACACCGGGGTGAACCACAAGATTGGTGAAGTGCATGACGGCGCGGCCACCATGGACTGGATGGAACAGGAGCAGGAGCGCGGCATCACCATCACCTCGGCAGCCACCACCTGCTTCTGGAAGGGCATGGCGGGCAACCTGGAAGAGCACCGCATCAACATCATCGACACCCCGGGACACGTGGACTTCACCATCGAGGTGGAGCGCTCCATGCGGGTGCTCGACGGCGCCGTCATGGTGTACGACGCCGTGGGCGGCGTGCAACCGCAATCCGAGACGGTCTGGCGCCAGGCCAACAAATACAAGGTGCCGCGCCTGGCATTCGTCAACAAGATGGACCGGGTGGGCGCCGACTTCCTGCGCGTGCGCCAGATGATGGTGGACCGGCTCAAGGCGAACCCCATCGTGTTGCAGATCCCTATCGGGGCGGAAGAGCACTTCCAGGGTGTGGTCGATCTGGTCAAGATGAAAGCCATCATCTGGGACGCCGACAAGGGCGTGACCTTCAAGTACGAAGAGATTCCCGCCAACCTGGCCGAGGTCTGCGAGCAGTACCACGGCATCCTGCTGGAAGCAGCGGCCGAGTCCAGCGAAGAGCTGATGAACAAGTACCTGGAAACCGGCACGCTGAGCGAAGCCGAGATCAAGGCTGCCATCCGCCAGCGCACGCTGGCTGGTGAACTGCAACCCATGCTGTGCGGCTCTGCCTTCAAGAACAAGGGCGTGCAAGCCATGCTGGATGCGGTGGTGGAGTACCTGCCGTCTCCGGTGGACATTCCACCCGTGCCCGGCACCGACGCCGATGACCAACCCACCGTGCGCCGCGCCGCCGACGACGAAAAGTTTTCCGCACTGGCCTTCAAGCTGATGACGGACCCGTATGTGGGCCAGCTCACCTTTGTGCGCGTGTATTCCGGCGTGCTGAAGTCGGGCGACTCGGTCTACAACCCGATACGGGGCAAAAAGGAACGCATAGGCCGCATTCTGCAGATGCACGCCAACCAGCGCGAGGAGATCAAGGAGATCCTGGCCGGTGACATTGCCGCCTGTGTCGGGCTGAAAGAAGTCACCACCGGCGAGACGCTGTGCGACCCGGAAAGCGTGATCACGCTGGAGAAGATGGTCTTCCCCGAGCCCGTGATCTCACAGGCGGTGGAGCCCAAGACCAAGGCCGACCAAGAAAAGATGGGTATTGCCTTGGGCCGCCTGGCGCAGGAAGACCCGTCCTTCCGCGTGCGCACCGACGAAGAGTCCGGCCAGACCATCATCTCCGGCATGGGCGAGCTGCACCTGGAAATCATCGTGGACCGCATGAAGCGCGAATTCGGTGTAGAGGCCAGCGTGGGCAAGCCCCAGGTTGCCTACCGCGAGACCATACGCAAGTCCGTCTCGGATGTGGAAGGCAAGTTCGTGCGCCAGTCCGGCGGCAAGGGGCAGTACGGCCATGTGGTACTGACGGTGGAGCCACAGGCGCCGGGCAAGGGCTTCGAGTTTGTCGATGCCATCAAGGGTGGTGTGGTGCCGCGCGAGTTCATACCCGCGGTGAAGAAGGGCATTGAGGATTCACTGCCCAACGGCGTGCTGGCAGGCTACCCGGTGGTGGACGTCAAGGTCACGCTGACCTTTGGCTCCTACCACGAGGTGGACTCCAATGAAAACGCCTTCAAGATGGCTGCATCCCTGGGCTTCAAGGACGGCTGCCGCAAGGCGACGCCGGTCATTCTGGAACCCATGATGGCAGTGGAAGTGGAAACGCCGGAAGACTATGCCGGCAACGTCATGGGCGATCTGTCGTCACGGCGCGGCATGGTGCAAGGCATGGACGATGTGCCGGGCGGTGGCAAGGTCATCAAGGCAGAAGTGCCACTGTCCGAGATGTTCGGCTATTCCACGACGCTTCGCTCCATGTCCCAGGGGCGTGCAACGTACACCATGGAGTTCAAGCACTACAGCGACGCGCCCAAGAACGTGGCGGACGCGATCATTTCCAGTCGGCAAAAGTGA
- a CDS encoding diguanylate cyclase, protein MNATDVNHRQVIETSLDGYLHISRAGVVVDVNAAFCALSGYPREELAGLHISAFDSHALEANANATLVDGAKGRRFETILRRKDGTLWNADVSMALADDNGQEMFGFFRDISDRKKVHAELREQGEFFRLITENLDGFVAVLDLKGVRVYNSPSYRRLLGPGDSAGTFSFLEIHPEDRERVEQAFQEVVTTGVGRHLEYRFMLPNHKDVRYMESRSGVIRDGTGKVKNVAVVSFDITERKAKDERVHDMAFNDVLTGLPNRRLMLDRLKQSMAASKRSYFYNALIFIDLDNFKPINDLHGHAVGDLLLIEVANRLKRLMRAEDTVARIGGDEFVVILSALSMDEAESASLARAIAGKICNTISQPYQLQIEADGDVGNLVEHHCSASVGIAMFLGHETRPDDILNWADRAMYQAKEAGRNAIRFHQPVN, encoded by the coding sequence ATGAATGCCACGGATGTAAACCACAGACAAGTCATCGAAACTTCACTGGACGGCTACCTGCATATTTCCAGGGCAGGCGTGGTGGTTGACGTCAACGCCGCCTTCTGTGCGCTTTCCGGTTACCCGCGTGAAGAGCTGGCGGGCTTGCATATTTCCGCATTCGATAGCCATGCCCTGGAGGCGAATGCCAACGCAACACTTGTTGATGGTGCAAAAGGGCGGCGCTTCGAAACCATTCTTCGGCGCAAGGATGGAACCCTGTGGAATGCGGACGTATCCATGGCCCTTGCGGACGACAACGGGCAGGAGATGTTTGGCTTCTTTCGCGACATATCCGATCGCAAGAAGGTCCATGCCGAACTGCGCGAACAAGGCGAGTTCTTCCGCCTGATCACCGAAAACCTGGACGGCTTTGTTGCCGTGCTCGACCTCAAGGGCGTGCGCGTCTACAACAGTCCTTCCTACCGGCGCCTGCTGGGCCCCGGTGACTCCGCAGGGACGTTTTCCTTTCTGGAAATACACCCCGAAGACCGTGAGCGCGTGGAGCAGGCATTCCAGGAAGTCGTCACCACCGGTGTGGGGCGCCACCTGGAATACCGCTTCATGCTGCCCAACCACAAGGACGTGCGCTACATGGAATCGCGCAGCGGCGTCATCCGCGATGGCACGGGCAAGGTCAAGAATGTGGCGGTCGTTTCGTTTGACATCACCGAGCGCAAGGCAAAGGACGAGCGAGTGCATGACATGGCGTTCAACGATGTCTTGACCGGCCTGCCGAACCGCCGTCTGATGCTGGATCGCCTGAAACAGTCCATGGCAGCAAGCAAGCGGAGTTACTTCTACAACGCCCTGATATTCATCGACCTGGACAATTTCAAACCCATCAACGACCTGCACGGCCATGCCGTGGGGGATTTGCTGTTGATCGAAGTAGCCAATCGACTCAAACGCCTGATGCGCGCCGAAGACACCGTGGCGCGCATTGGCGGCGATGAATTCGTGGTGATCCTGAGCGCGCTGAGTATGGACGAAGCCGAATCGGCCTCACTGGCCCGCGCCATTGCGGGAAAAATCTGCAACACCATATCGCAGCCCTACCAGCTGCAGATTGAAGCCGATGGGGATGTGGGCAATCTGGTCGAGCACCACTGTTCTGCCAGTGTGGGCATTGCCATGTTTTTGGGCCATGAAACCAGACCCGATGACATCCTGAACTGGGCAGACCGGGCCATGTACCAGGCCAAGGAGGCCGGGCGCAATGCCATCCGCTTCCACCAGCCGGTGAACTGA
- a CDS encoding nitronate monooxygenase, translating into MHLTELLGIRYALIQAPMAGVQDSALAIAVSNAGALGSLPCAMLSPAQIRSELTAIRSGTDKPYNVNFFCHTPPQVSTQREAQWQEALMPYYREFDIDPAGITAGSQRQPFSAELADLLEEFKPPVVSFHFGLPTPQLLARVKAWGTKVLSSATTLEEAVWLEAHGADAIVAQGLEAGGHRGIFLSDDLSTQVGTMALLPQLAARVRVPVIAAGGIADVRGVKAAMALGAAGVQVGTSYLLAHEARTSAVHRAALKSDEAVHTALTNIFTGRPARGIVNRVMRELGNISAHAPAFPLAGGAIAPLRAYAEARQSGAFSPLWAGQNTSGCVEKSAAEITAELVSALPA; encoded by the coding sequence ATGCATCTCACAGAATTGCTCGGTATCCGATACGCGCTGATACAGGCACCCATGGCAGGTGTGCAAGACAGCGCGCTGGCCATCGCTGTGTCGAATGCCGGAGCTCTGGGGTCCCTCCCATGCGCCATGCTGTCGCCGGCACAGATTCGTAGCGAACTCACGGCCATTCGTAGCGGTACGGACAAGCCCTACAACGTCAATTTCTTCTGCCACACCCCACCCCAGGTTTCTACACAAAGAGAGGCGCAGTGGCAAGAAGCGCTGATGCCCTATTACCGGGAATTTGACATCGACCCGGCAGGCATCACCGCAGGCTCCCAGCGGCAGCCCTTCAGCGCCGAACTGGCGGATTTGCTGGAGGAATTCAAGCCACCGGTGGTCAGCTTCCACTTCGGCCTGCCCACGCCACAATTGCTGGCACGCGTCAAGGCCTGGGGCACCAAGGTTCTATCTTCGGCAACCACGCTGGAAGAGGCTGTCTGGCTGGAGGCCCATGGGGCAGACGCCATCGTCGCGCAAGGGCTGGAAGCCGGAGGACACCGGGGCATTTTTCTCTCGGATGACCTCAGCACGCAGGTGGGCACCATGGCCTTGCTGCCGCAGTTGGCAGCACGCGTGCGCGTGCCGGTGATTGCGGCTGGCGGCATTGCCGATGTGCGCGGCGTCAAGGCGGCCATGGCGTTGGGCGCAGCCGGCGTGCAGGTGGGAACCAGCTACCTGCTGGCACATGAAGCCCGCACCAGCGCTGTGCACCGCGCCGCCTTGAAAAGCGATGAAGCGGTACACACCGCGTTGACCAACATCTTCACCGGTCGCCCGGCGCGCGGCATCGTGAACCGCGTCATGCGGGAGTTGGGGAACATCAGCGCCCATGCGCCGGCCTTCCCCCTGGCTGGCGGCGCTATCGCCCCTTTGCGCGCATACGCGGAAGCACGGCAATCGGGCGCGTTCTCACCGCTTTGGGCCGGGCAGAACACCAGCGGATGCGTGGAGAAGTCCGCTGCGGAAATTACCGCCGAGCTGGTCAGCGCATTGCCAGCGTAG
- a CDS encoding diguanylate cyclase produces MPNRTLLLARLKESSIDCDRRGSWGSLLYIDLDHFKTLNSTLGYDMGDLLLKQVAFGASHLGRQRQFLAASGCHACQGYLFGRLLPIDAFEAYVLNT; encoded by the coding sequence TTGCCCAACCGCACTCTGCTGCTGGCCCGGCTCAAGGAGTCGAGCATCGACTGCGATCGCCGCGGCAGCTGGGGCTCTCTGCTGTATATCGATCTGGATCACTTCAAGACCTTGAACAGCACGCTGGGGTATGACATGGGAGACCTGCTGCTCAAGCAGGTTGCTTTTGGAGCATCTCACCTTGGTCGTCAACGCCAGTTCCTGGCCGCGTCAGGTTGCCACGCCTGCCAGGGCTACCTGTTTGGCAGGCTCTTGCCGATTGACGCCTTTGAAGCCTACGTGCTGAACACCTGA